In Eulemur rufifrons isolate Redbay chromosome 29, OSU_ERuf_1, whole genome shotgun sequence, one DNA window encodes the following:
- the TAS2R16 gene encoding taste receptor type 2 member 16, giving the protein MLPFQLTIFVIVIYMLESLTIIVQSSLIVAVLCKEWLQVKRLSPVDMILTSQGICRFILQWASILSNFSFYFNMNYAFWYISIIWEFSNVLIFWLTSLLAVFYCVKVSSFTNPIILWLRWRISRSVPWLLLGSLMISCVTIIPSAVTKFIQIQLATMEHLPRNSTVIVRLTMFQQYLVNAHRLVALGIPFLLFLASTTLLVASLIQHVQQMQHRNTGHGNSSMKAHSTALRSLAVLFIFFTSYFLTILVSLTHKLLKKGSWFWVWEAVIYAVVSIHSTSLMSSSPTLKKALKVKFWGLDAA; this is encoded by the coding sequence ATGCTACCCTTCCAACTTACCATCTTCGTCATTGTCATCTATATGCTTGAGTCTTTGACAATTATTGTGCAGAGCAGCTTAATTGTTGCAGTGCTTTGCAAAGAATGGCTGCAGGTCAAAAGGTTGTCGCCTGTGGACATGATTCTCACCAGCCAGGGCATCTGTCGCTTCATTCTACAGTGGGCATCAATTCTGTccaatttttccttctattttaacaTGAATTATGCATTTTGGTACATCTCAATCATCTGGGAATTTAGTAATGTTCTTATATTCTGGTTAACTAGCTTGCTTGCTGTCTTCTACTGTGTCAAGGTCTCTTCTTTCACCAACCCCATCATCCTCTGGCTGAGGTGGAGAATTTCAAGGTCAGTTCCCTGGTTGTTACTGGGTTCACTGATGATTTCTTGTGTGACAATCATCCCTTCGGCTGTTACCAAGTTCATCCAGATTCAGTTAGCCACCATGGAGCATTTACCAAGAAACAGCACTGTGATTGTGAGACTTACGATGTTTCAGCAGTATTTGGTTAATGCTCATAGACTCGTTGCGTTGGGTATTCCTTTCCTCCTGTTCCTGGCCTCCACCACCTTGCTCGTGGCCTCACTGATCCAGCATGTGCAGCAGATGCAACATCGTAACACTGGCCATGGAAACTCCAGCATGAAAGCTCACTCCACTGCCCTGAGGTCTCTTGCCGTCTTGTTTATCTTCTTTACCTCTTACTTTCTGACCATACTTGTCTCCTTAACACACAAACTACTTAAAAAGGGATCTTGGTTCTGGGTCTGGGAAGCTGTCATCTATGCAGTAGTCTCTATTCATTCCACTTCACTGATGTCGAGCAGCCCTACATTGAAAAAGGCCCTTAAGGTAAAGTTCTGGGGCTTAGATGCTGCCTAA